TTCGTCAACGGCCTGCATTTCGTCAAGGGCCATGGCACCGGCAACGACTTCGTCCTGCTGGCCGACCCCTCGGCACGGCTCGACGTCGACGCCGCTCTGGTGCGCGACCTGTGCGACCGCCGCACCGGCGTCGGCGGCGACGGCGTCATCAGGGTCGTGCGCACCGCCGCCGTCCCCGAGGTCGCCCCGCTGGCGGGGGAGGCGGAGTGGTTCATGGACTACCGCAACGCCGACGGCTCGATCGGGGAGATGTGCGGCAACGGCGTGCGTGTGTTCGTGCGGTTCCTGCTCGAGTCGGGGCTCGTCAGCGGCCCGACCACCGCCGTGGCGACACGCGACGGCGTCAAGCGCGTGGTCGTCGGGGACGACGACAGCCTCGCCGTCGACATCGGCCTGCCCGAGCTGCGCGGGCCGAGCGAGGCGCGGATCGGCGACACGACGTTCGACGGTCTGGAGCTGTCCACCGGCAACCCGCATCTCGCCTGCCTCGTCGACGTCCCCGTCGACTGCCTCGACCTCGCCAGGGCACCCGAGGTCGACAGGCAGCTGTTCCCGACGGGCGCCAACGTCGAGTTCGTCAACGTCCTCGGCGACCGGCACATCAGGATGCGCGTGCATGAGCGCGGTGTGGGTGAGACGCGGTCGTGCGGCACCGGTGCGTGCGCTGCCGCCCTGACCGCCG
The sequence above is drawn from the Streptosporangiales bacterium genome and encodes:
- a CDS encoding diaminopimelate epimerase, with the protein product MHFVKGHGTGNDFVLLADPSARLDVDAALVRDLCDRRTGVGGDGVIRVVRTAAVPEVAPLAGEAEWFMDYRNADGSIGEMCGNGVRVFVRFLLESGLVSGPTTAVATRDGVKRVVVGDDDSLAVDIGLPELRGPSEARIGDTTFDGLELSTGNPHLACLVDVPVDCLDLARAPEVDRQLFPTGANVEFVNVLGDRHIRMRVHERGVGETRSCGTGACAAALTAAHAQGDATGTWDVDVPGGRVRVTLDGRTAVLAGPAVLVADGELRPLWLAAHTR